A window from Bos indicus isolate NIAB-ARS_2022 breed Sahiwal x Tharparkar chromosome 1, NIAB-ARS_B.indTharparkar_mat_pri_1.0, whole genome shotgun sequence encodes these proteins:
- the LOC109562066 gene encoding keratin-associated protein 21-1-like, whose translation MNGMLCHLLTVYKGPWEGEDTHTSETSPCSPPESSSLDNMCCYYCGNSCGYGCGNSYSCGLSPYYDCGYGTRYGCGYGTCCGYGSGYGCGFSPYYGCGYSSHYGCGYGTRYGCGYGSCCGCGYGSGYDTYRPVCYRRCYSSCC comes from the coding sequence ATGAATGGTatgctctgccacttactgacaGTATACAAAGGTCCATGGGAAGGAGAAGACACACACACTTCAGAAACATCGCCTTGCAGTCCACCTGAATCCTCTTCCCTCGACAATATGTGTTGTTACTACTGTGGTAACTCCTGTGGCTATGGCTGTGGAAACAGCTATAGCTGTGGATTGAGCCCCTATTATGACTGTGGTTATGGAACCAGATATGGCTGTGGATATGGGACTTGCTGTGGATATGGTTCAGGATATGGCTGTGGATTTAGCCCCTATTATGGCTGTGGATACAGCTCCCATTATGGCTGTGGTTATGGAACCAGATATGGCTGTGGATACGGCTCCTGCTGTGGCTGTGGATATGGCTCTGGCTACGACACTTACAGGCCAGTCTGCTACAGGAGATGTTATTCTTCTTGCTGCTAG
- the LOC139177611 gene encoding keratin-associated protein 21-1-like — translation MNGMLCQLLTVYKGPWGEDTHTSETASCSLPEPSCLDNMCCNYYGNSCGYGCGKSYSCGFSPYSGCGYGSRYGCGYGCGYGCGYGTGYGCGYGTRYGCGYGSGYGSYWPVCYRRCYSCC, via the coding sequence ATGAATGGTATGCTCTGCCAATTACTGACAGTATATAAAGGTCCATGGGGAGAAGACACACACACTTCAGAAACAGCCTCTTGCAGTCTACCTGAACCCTCTTGCCTTGACAACATGTGTTGTAACTACTACGGCAACTCCTGTGGCTATGGCTGTGGAAAGAGCTACAGCTGTGGGTTCAGCCCCTATTCTGGCTGTGGATATGGAAGTAGATATGGCTGTGGATACGGCTGTGGATATGGCTGTGGATATGGGACAGGATATGGCTGTGGTTATGGAACCAGATATGGCTGTGGATATGGCTCTGGCTATGGCAGCTACTGGCCAGTTTGCTACAGGAGATGTTATTCTTGCTGCTAG
- the LOC109563744 gene encoding keratin-associated protein 21-1-like codes for MCCNYYGNSCGYGCGKTYSCGFSPYYGCGYGTRYGCGYGSGYGCGYGTGYGCGFGPYYGCGYGTRYGCGYGSGYGSYWPVCYRRCYSSCF; via the coding sequence ATGTGTTGTAACTACTACGGCAACTCCTGTGGCTACGGCTGTGGAAAGACCTATAGCTGTGGGTTCAGCCCCTATTATGGCTGTGGATATGGAACCAGATATGGCTGTGGATACGGCTCAGGATACGGCTGTGGATATGGGACAGGATATGGCTGTGGATTTGGCCCCTATTATGGCTGTGGCTACGGAACCAGATATGGCTGTGGATATGGCTCTGGCTATGGCAGCTATTGGCCAGTTTGCTACAGGAGATGTTATTCTTCTTGCTTCTAG